A genome region from Gadus macrocephalus chromosome 15, ASM3116895v1 includes the following:
- the ppifa gene encoding peptidylprolyl isomerase Fa encodes MPTQTLMCLWKATRVLTEVGPLNFIATMLQIKNRIKYSSVGIASSRLLSSGPVKNPVLYLDIEADGEPLGRIIIEVNAEVVPKTAENFRALCTGKPGFGYKGSVFHRIIPEFMCQGGHFTNHNGTGGKSIYGTNFADENFKLKHTCPGTLSMANTGPNTNGSQFFISTVKTEWLDGKHVVFGQVTEGMEVVTKMEAFGLHDGGVLKKIAIVDCGQMN; translated from the exons ATGCCTACGCAAACACTGATGTGTCTATGGAAGGCGACTCGAGTCCTCACAGAAGTTGGTCCCCTAAACTTCATAGCAACGATGTTGCAAATAAAAAACCGTATCAAATATTCCTCAGTGGGCATTGCTTCATCCCGGTTGCTGTCGTCTGGACCTGTCAAGAATCCCGTTTTGTATTTGGACATTGAGGCTGACGGCGAACCTCTTGGAAGAATTATCATAGAG gttaaCGCAGAAGTAGTGCCCAAGACTGCAG AAAACTTCCGCGCACTGTGCACTGGGAAACCTGGTTTTGGATACAAGGGTTCAGTGTTTCACAGAATAATACCCGAGTTCATGTGCCAG GGAGGACATTTTACCAATCACAACGGAACAGGAGGGAAATCAATCTATGGCACTAATTTTGCAGATGAGAACTTTAAATTGAAACACACCTGTCcag GAACCTTGTCGATGGCAAATACAGGGCCGAACACCAACGGCTCGCAGTTTTTCATTAGTACTGTTAAGACAGAATG GTTGGACGGTAAGCATGTGGTGTTCGGTCAAGTCACGGAGGGCATGGAGGTCGTGACCAAGATGGAGGCGTTCGGTTTGCACGACGGAGGCGTGCTCAAGAAGATCGCCATCGTCGACTGCGGGCAGATGAACTGA